One window from the genome of Periophthalmus magnuspinnatus isolate fPerMag1 chromosome 18, fPerMag1.2.pri, whole genome shotgun sequence encodes:
- the si:dkey-185m8.2 gene encoding interaptin — translation MEADSSSLGHGTDTNEAYPVHCTEELLLPFFTDCSLQSIMTTPASPSSCPAMNHSPVSPISDLRLVLLGRKGVGKSMAGNTILGAGFEFGKPTEECIKRRADVNGIKVTVVDTPGWEWYYPLNSTPNWVKRETLRSITLCPPGPHAILLVVRSCASVNEDYIKEIGEHLLPLGRNIWEYTIVLFTRGDELGLVSMEQRIQTSPGLQKLLQKCKNRYQVIENRTKEGTQVKELIRKLKEMVEEKEERCKHLGMDAAVLSVLEVDGTRRARERRKRQRQMEAQAQRGTIKTALISDNLQCSESDVHHSFSKTPRRLPEIRLVLLGERETGKSCAGNTILGHSGLFQAGTVTEECVRKQANVSQRHVTVVDTPGWEGGVMGATPERVKREIVTSVGLCPPGPHAFLLALRIDTAVRESHICNHLELLGEDTWRYTILLFTHCDQLREGVSIEKHIQKGGKELQMLLKKCKGRYHAISYANGLQKATQVTELLEKVEKLATTNRCEAFSGLVWEVKTLSRQKNEKYNQRLKELQEKMSRQEAELKKLRDREMKSLRWFFERKKKSKSSGNLKKEEEEDEEKRSIDQNIEELEERMRLMIEEKEREIIDLNVEHERILAELHKSKRESEEAVLKIEIKERETEELNERIDEQQSKILDLERIAVGHEQDKRQYKEAFKECDNVVQKLQQNVKMAMGDCAEWKEKAAKLNEDLEQAKKCYEDDVEKIKQEKEIALKDFEVKISKIEILLCEKEKEVVQNRKLMNDEKQKALESIENNKQDMLKKMDEMAGHHKKQLEEVKLILNNEMQDKLGEMDNKLEMLRIQHFEETEHILKQHQSELNEKMSENKNLKEQLTKEAKDNMEIKQRELASMEEKYTELMKEKSKEYEIEKQTIMENQKQEIHKKDEEITKLSKEIQDNLKRQKTEIEKIKEEFLKMLEEKEKEMVTLRLKHEEELNANMSQFEKYKEQHIIERDKEIQDLKCKYIDEINQKNKEIENILKEKGEEIEKLGTKIEELKQKQMEEKDSMSGVQVKLQEREQEIFKLTECLKEGEKKLEEFENTKDHEWRQIEQKLVEKEQIIQMLSEKLKEIEEMLQKKDDERGQILLTQKKEAEIQLEFRNKEIDEIKQKLLNKTEKNFENEKLVEKLTNEIAQIQNELMLKEEEYGEVMKMQESYVQEISKLKNCVKNHGEVEEGYRSKVREMVEKLAEKDKDCDQMRLIIEQTKAELNELTKKMEREMTNLIQEYERSIERKTQELEIIVNEKDEAIKCLKQEKQQKVMEVMETLENSQKKTEEIEGKMAEEMQKLEIKCKILKEDCEEKDKQFKVKESEFDKICKNYKQEILELGQINSQLQKEKENIKKDFEKQVAELAEKLEKDDEEKQDLKEKFKEFEIWKKEKHNIEEQVLNFELKQEELVQWEVALAAKQSKLDEKDRERQKYIEQKQREFEKMLAILEEKQKELNFHGQDLQKKVRGLKDQGKELKDKEFCLKNQEQELINWTSQLNAQNEHVSFTTQQLNEMGRELASLKQQLQHKDQKYRQMFENLNKWEVSLQERETELSTRQNRLDYTPKEEDVEFMYQDIGRKDRVQKTAELASRKGNNCHFETLHEIAEQNESKETQNKQEVDSVKVISDLTGLSKQPKNYKETSDLTILMLRESWSARSPSGVSILTGKEEEMSQINGLNLRYWSGGIAGRQVSIVEPQGLKWQDCTNTSSENIRDAVTWCESEPDIVIVVLPVFLTCTEAYRKAIEYNVNLVASDIWEHAMVLFTWGETLGVNIEQHIQRNGEHRKLIEKCKGRYHVLTSKKNNSSIAKLFEKMNEAINKRDDLVVTGET, via the exons ATGGAGGCAGATAGTAGCAGCTTAGGCCACGGCACGGACACAAATGAAG CTTACCCAGTCCACTGCACTGAGGAACTCCTTCTACCTTTCTTCACAGACTGTAGTTTACAATCCATCATGACCACCCCTGCATCTCCTTCATCCTGTCCCGCAATGAATCACAGCCCTGTTTCTCCTATATCTGATCTCCGGCTGGTCCTATTAGGAAGAAAAGGTGTTGGAAAAAGTATGGCCGGGAACACCATTTTGGGAGCGGGATTTGAATTTGGAAAACCAACTGAAGAATGTATCAAAAGACGTGCAGATGTGAATGGGATTAAAGTAACAGTGGTTGACACCCCAGGATGGGAATGGTACTACCCACTCAACAGCACCCCAAATTGGGTTAAACGCGAGACTTTACGAAGCATTACCCTATGCCCCCCAGGACCTCATGCCATCCTGCTTGTGGTTAGATCCTGTGCTTCTGTCAATGAAGATTACATTAAAGAAATAGGGGAACATCTTTTGCCACTTGGAAGAAACATTTGGGAGTACACAATAGTACTATTTACAAGAGGAGATGAATTAGGATTAGTGTCAATGGAACAACGCATTCAAACTAGTCCCGGATTGCAAAAgctacttcaaaaatgtaaaaatagataTCAAGTGATTGAGAATCGAACCAAAGAAGGGACACAGGTTAAAGAACTGATCAGGAAGTTGAAAGAAAtggtggaggagaaagaagagaggtgCAAACATTTGGGGATGGATGCTGCGGTGCTATCAGTACTGGAGGTGGACGGGacgaggagagcgagagagaggaggaaaagacagagacagatggaggCCCAGGCACAAAGAGGGACCATCAAGACTGCTCTCATCA GTGACAATCTGCAGTGCTCCGAGTCCGACGTCCACCACTCCTTCTCTAAAACCCCTCGGCGTCTTCCAGAAATCCGCCTCGTTCTTTTGGGGGAGCGAGAGACCGGAAAGAGCTGCGCCGGGAACACCATCTTGGGTCATTCTGGCCTATTCCAAGCTGGAACAGTTACAGAGGAGTGTGTTCGTAAGCAGGCCAACGTCTCCCAGCGACACGTGACTGTAGTGGACACACCTGGATGGGAGGGAGGCGTCATGGGAGCCACACCTGAACGAGTTAAAAGGGAGATAGTTACAAGTGTTGGTTTATGCCCGCCAGGTCCTCATGcatttttgttagctttacgaATCGATACGGCGGTTAGAGAAAGCCATATTTGCAATCATTTGGAGCTGTTAGGTGAGGACACTTGGAGATATACAATTTTACTATTTACTCATTGTGATCAACTACGAGAGGGGGTCAGTAttgaaaaacatattcaaaaggGGGGTAAAGAGTTGCAGATGCTATTGAAAAAGTGTAAAGGCAGATACCACGCAATAAGCTATGCAAATGGGTTACAAAAGGCAACGCAAGTAACGGAATTGCtggaaaaagttgaaaaactGGCAACGACAAATAGATGCGAGGCTTTTTCAGGGTTGGTTTGGGAAGTGAAGACGCTAAGCAGGCaaaaaaatgagaaatacaACCAACGTTTGAAAGAACTGCAGGAGAAGATGTCACGGCAAGAGGCGGAGCTTAAAAAACTGAGGGATAGGGAGATGAAAAGTTTGAGGTGGTTTTTTGAACGcaagaaaaagtcaaaatcGTCCGGGAATTtgaaaaaagaagaggaggaggatgaggaaaaGAGGAGTATTGACCAGAATATTGAAGAATTGGAAGAAAGGATGAGACTGATGatagaagagaaagaaagagaaataatAGATTTGAATGTTGAGCACGAGAGGATACTGGCCGAGCTGCACAAAAGTAAACGGGAGTCTGAGGAGGCAGTTCTTAAAATTGaaattaaagagagagagactgaagaaCTGAATGAACGAATTGACGAACAGCAATCAAAAATACTTGATCTTGAACGCATCGCAGTCGGGCATGAACAAGATAAGAGACAATACAAGGAGGCATTCAAGGAGTGTGATAATGTAGTACAGAAATTacaacaaaatgttaaaatggcgATGGGTGATTGCGCAGAGTGGAAGGAGAAAGCGGCAAAGTTAAACGAAGATTTAGAACAAGCTAAAAAATGCTATGAGGATGAtgttgagaaaataaaacaagaaaaagaaattGCCCTAAAAGATTTTGAggttaaaatatcaaaaattgAAATTTTGTTATGTGAAAAGGAAAAAGAGGTTGTACAAAACAGAAAGTTGATGAATGATGAAAAGCAGAAAGCGTTGGAgagtattgaaaataataaacaagatATGCTAAAGAAAATGGATGAGATGGCTGGCCATCATAAGAAGCAGTTAGAGGAAGTTAAGCTAATTTTGAACAATGAGATGCAAGACAAACTTGGCGAAATGGACAATAAACTAGAGATGTTGAGGATACAGCATTTTGAAGAAactgaacacattttaaagcaacatCAAAGTGAGTTGAATGAAAAAATGTcagaaaacaaaaacttaaaagaGCAGTTAACAAAAGAGGCTAAAGATAACATGGAAATCAAGCAGAGAGAGTTAGCGTCAATGgaagaaaaatacacagaattaATGAAAGAAAAGTCCAAAGAGTATGAAATTGAAAAGCAAACAATTATGGAAAATCAAAAACAAGAAATACATAAGAAAGATGAAGAAATTACTAAACTAAGTAAGGAAATTCAAGATAATTTGAAGagacaaaaaactgaaatagaaaAAATTAAGGaggaatttttaaaaatgttagaagaaaaagaaaaagagatggTAACACTACGTCTAAAGCATGAAGAAGAGTTGAATGCAAACATGTCACAAtttgaaaaatacaaagaaCAGCATATtatagagagagacaaagagattcAAGACCTCAAATGCAAATATATTGATGAGATTaatcagaaaaataaagaaattgagaacattttgaaagaaaaaggtGAAGAAATTGAAAAACTTGGAACTAAAATTGAAGAATTGAAGCAAAAACAAATGGAGGAGAAGGACAGTATGTCAGGTGTGCAGGTAAAACTacaagagagagaacaagagataTTTAAGTTGACAGAGTGTttaaaggaaggagagaagaaacTAGAAGaatttgaaaacacaaaagacCACGAATGGAGACAGATCGAGCAAAAATTGGTTGAGAAagaacaaataatacaaatgctCAGTGAGAAATTAAAAGAAATTGAAGAAATGCTGCAAAAAAAAGATGATGAAAGGGGACAGATTTTGCTAACCCAGAAAAAAGAGGCAGAGATCCAGCTGGAATTTCGAAATAAAGAGATAGATGAGATAAAGCAAAAacttttaaacaaaactgaGAAAAATTTTGAAAATGAGAAATTAGTCGAAAAACTGACAAATGAAATTGCGCAGATTCAAAATGAACTCATGTTAAAAGAGGAGGAGTACGGGGAAGTCATGAAGATGCAAGAGAGTTATGTCCAAGAAATTTctaaattgaaaaactgtgtcaaaaATCATGGAGAGGTTGAGGAGGGTTACAGAAGCAAAGTAAGAGAAATGGTGGAAAAACTGGCTGAGAAAGACAAAGACTGTGATCAAATGCGACTTATAAttgaacaaacaaaagcagaactaaatgaactgaccaaaaaaatggagagagagatgacaaACTTGATCCAGGAGTATGAAAGAAGTatagaaagaaaaactcaagaaTTAGAGATTATTGTGAATGAGAAAGATGAAGCTATAAAATGTTTGAAACAAGAAAAGCAACAAAAAGTAATGGAAGTTATGGAAACTTTAGAAAATAGTCAAAAGAAAACTGAGGAAATTGAAGGAAAAATGGCAGAGGAAATGCAAAAgcttgaaataaaatgtaaaatattgaaaGAAGATTGTGAAGAGAAAGataaacagtttaaagttaAAGAATCTGAATTTGACAAAATTTGTAAAAACTATAAACAAGAGATTTTGGAGTTAGGTCAAATCAACAGCCAACtacaaaaggaaaaagaaaatataaaaaaggaCTTTGAAAAGCAAGTTGCAGAGTTGGCAGAGAAACTAGAGAAAGATGATGAGGAAAAACAGGATTTAAAGGAGAAATTTAAAGAATTTGAAatttggaaaaaagaaaaacataatattgagGAACAAGTGTTGAATTTTGAACTGAAGCAGGAAGAATTAGTCCAATGGGAAGTAGCTTTGGCagcaaaacaaagcaaactTGATGAAAAAGATCGCGAGAGACAAAAATATATCGAACAAAAACAACGtgaatttgaaaaaatgttAGCAATTCTTGAAGAAAAGCAAAAAGAGTTAAATTTTCATGGTCAAGATTTGCAAAAGAAAGTGAGAGGTTTGAAAGACCAGGGAAAAGAGCTGAAAGACAAagagttttgtttaaaaaatcaaGAACAGGAGCTGATCAACTGGACATCACAGTTGAATGCACAAAATGAGCACGTTAGCTTTACGACGCAACAACTGAACGAAATGGGCCGAGAATTAGCATCGCtcaaacaacaactacaacataaaGACCAAAAGTATAGGCAAATGtttgaaaatttaaataaatgggaAGTTAGTTtgcaagaaagagagacagagttaAGCACGAGGCAAAATCGGTTAGATTATACGCCTAAGGAAGAAGACGTTGAATTTATGTACCAGGATATAGGCAGAAAAGATAGGGTTCAGAAAACGGCTGAATTAGCATCTCGAAAAGGCAACAACTGTCACTTTGAAACACTGCATGAGATAGCGGAACAAAAtgaaagcaaagaaacacaaaataaacaagaagTAGATAGCGTAAAGGTTATCAGTGACCTTACAGGGCTttcaaaacaacccaaaaactaCAAAGAAACTAGCGATTTGACTATCTTGATGTTAAGAGAAAGTTGGTCAGCACGTTCACCATCTGGGGTTAGTATCCTGAcaggaaaagaagaagaaatgtcCCAAATAAACGGTCTAAACTTAAGGTATTGGAGCGGGGGGATAGCAGGAAGGCAAGTATCAATCGTTGAACCACAAGGATTGAAATGGCAAGATTGTACAAATACTTCAAGTGAAAATATACGAGATGCAGTAACTTGGTGCGAATCCGAGCCTGATATTGTCATCGTAGTATTGCCTGTTTTTTTAACCTGCACAGAAGCATACAGAAAAGCCATAGAATATAATGTTAACTTAGTCGCGAGTGACATATGGGAGCATGCAATGGTGCTATTTACATGGGGGGAGACTTTAGGGGTAAACATAGAACAGCATATACAAAGAAATGGGGAACATAGAAAGCTAATTGAGAAATGTAAGGGCCGATATCATGTATTGACAAGCAAGAAAAACAACTCAAGCATTGCGAAACTGTTTGAGAAAATGAATGAAGCTATAAACAAAAGAGACGATTTGGTAGTAACAGGCGAGACTTAA